A genomic stretch from Styela clava chromosome 5, kaStyClav1.hap1.2, whole genome shotgun sequence includes:
- the LOC144422677 gene encoding uncharacterized protein LOC144422677 has protein sequence MRHYNIFTGTAIASDATDSGTSSMGIETENEQLDTHLPSSGKLSSTRINKLVETTTVSQTSLAEVNTTVLVSILVPSLLFLLVAIVIIAVVVVKRRKSRKNRNPTNSGRSKNQVSSSNEPGGRNYTAAKDIKQSSPQQEEDAVIIFPSEQAQTSHMSIPDEPDNTDSTAQQIHSKVQCSTPKADNKSNPQQVEGAGTKIKLNQAQNSHVLIPEESEDTYSTVQEIQGKKQTVQNHKPIVNNQSNPQQVGDPNSSTQSNQVQSSLVPIPNELEVEYSAVQQIQGKEQEVQPVVDNQSTLQEVRGTDSNIQSEQAQSSHVSIPDKSKDTYSTVQDIQGKKQRVQCTRPIVNNQSIPQEVEGSNSNIQLDQAQNSHVSIPDESEDTYSTVQDIQGKKQTVHCTRPIVNNQSIPQEVEGSNSNIQLDQAQNSHVSIPDESEDTYSTVQDIQGKKQTVQCTRPIVNNQSIPQEVEGSNSNIQSDQAQNSHVSIPDKSDYTYSTVQIIQGKKQTVQCTRPIVNNQSTLQEVRGTDSNIQSEQAQNSHVSIPDESDDTYSTVQIIQGKKQTVKYTRPIVNNQSIPQEVEGSNSNIRSEQAQSSHVSLPDELEDTYSTVQDIQGKKQTVKCTRPIVNNKSITQEVEGPNSNIQSDQAQNSHVSIPDKSDYTYSTVQIIQGKKQTVQCTRPIVNNKSITQEVEGPNSNI, from the exons ATGCGACATTATAATATATTCACAGGAACTGCAATTGCATCCGATGCCACCGACAGCGGAACATCTTCGATGGGTATTGAGACTGAAAACGAACAACTGGATACCCATTTACCAAGTTCAGGAAAATTATCCTCTACTAGAATAA ACAAACTCGTGGAAACAACCACTGTGAGTCAAACCAGCCTAGCCGAGGTCAACACAACTGTGCTAGTCAGCATTCTTGTGCCGAGTCTTCTCTTCCTTCTAGTGGCCATAGTGATTATTGCAGTCGTTGTTGTAAAAAG aaGGAAAAGTCGAAAAAACAGAAATCCAACCAATAGTGGCCGTTCAAAGAATCAGGTTTCTTCATCCAATGAACCAGGAGGAAGAAACTACACTGCTGCAAAAGACATCAAACAATCGAGCCCACAGCAAGAGGAGGATGCCGTTATAATCTTCCCATCGGAGCAAGCACAAACTAGCCACATGTCTATTCCTGACGAACCGGATAATACAGACTCCACAGCGCAACAAATTCACAGCAAAGTGCAATGCTCCACACCTAAGGCGGACAACAAATCAAATCCACAGCAAGTGGAGGGGGCGggtacaaaaatcaaattaaatcaaGCGCAAAACAGTCACGTGTTAATTCCTGAAGAATCAGAAGATACATATTCCACAGTGCAAGAAATTCAAGGCAAAAAGCAAACAGTGCAAAATCACAAACCGATTGTGAATAACCAATCAAATCCACAGCAAGTGGGAGATCCCAACTCAAGCACCCAATCAAACCAGGTACAGAGCAGTCTCGTGCCCATTCCTAACGAATTAGAAGTTGAATATTCCGCAGTGCAACAGATTCAAGGCAAAGAGCAAGAAGTACAACCAGTGGTGGATAACCAATCAACTCTACAGGAAGTGAGAGGGACCGACTCAAACATCCAATCAGAGCAAGCACAAAGCAGCCACGTTTCCATTCCTGACAAATCAAAAGATACATATTCCACAGTGCAAGACATTCAAGGCAAAAAGCAAAGAGTGCAATGTACCAGACCGATTGTGAATAACCAATCAATTCCACAGGAAGTGGAAGGGTCCAACTCAAACATCCAATTAGATCAAGCACAAAACAGTCACGTGTCCATTCCTGACGAATCAGAAGATACATATTCCACAGTGCAAGACATTCAAGGCAAAAAGCAAACAGTGCACTGTACCAGACCGATTGTGAATAACCAATCAATTCCACAGGAAGTGGAAGGGTCCAACTCAAACATCCAATTAGATCAAGCACAAAACAGTCACGTGTCCATTCCTGACGAATCAGAAGATACATATTCCACAGTGCAAGACATTCAAGGCAAAAAGCAAACAGTGCAATGTACCAGACCGATTGTGAACAACCAATCAATTCCACAGGAAGTGGAAGGGTCCAACTCAAACATCCAATCAGATCAAGCACAAAACAGTCACGTGTCCATTCCTGACAAATCAGATTATACGTATTCTACAGTGCAAATAATTCAAGGCAAAAAGCAAACAGTGCAATGTACCAGACCGATTGTGAATAACCAATCAACTCTACAGGAAGTGAGAGGGACCGACTCAAACATCCAATCAGAGCAAGCACAAAACAGTCACGTGTCCATTCCTGACGAATCAGATGATACGTATTCTACAGTGCAAATAATTCAAGGCAAAAAGCAAACAGTGAAATATACCAGACCGATTGTGAATAACCAATCAATTCCACAGGAGGTGGAAGGGTCCAACTCAAACATCCGATCAGAGCAAGCACAAAGCAGTCACGTGTCCCTTCCTGACGAATTAGAAGATACATATTCCACAGTGCAAGACATTCAAGGCAAAAAGCAAACAGTGAAATGTACCAGACCGATTGTGAATAACAAATCAATTACACAGGAAGTGGAAGGGCCCAACTCAAACATCCAATCAGATCAAGCACAAAACAGTCACGTGTCCATTCCTGACAAATCAGATTATACGTATTCTACAGTGCAAATAATTCAAGGCAAAAAGCAAACAGTGCAATGTACCAGACCGATTGTGAATAACAAATCAATTACACAGGAAGTGGAAGGGCCCAACTCAAACATCTAA